A stretch of Equus przewalskii isolate Varuska chromosome 11, EquPr2, whole genome shotgun sequence DNA encodes these proteins:
- the PHLDA2 gene encoding pleckstrin homology-like domain family A member 2 produces MKTPGEVLREGELEKRSDSLFQVWKKKRGVLTPDRLSLFPAGPGARPKELRFHSILKVDCVERTGKYVYFTIVTTDRKEIDFRCAGESCWNAAITLALIDFQNRRALEDFHSRQQREATAEQPGARTARVP; encoded by the coding sequence ATGAAGACCCCCGGCGAGGTGCTGCGCGAGGGCGAGCTGGAGAAGCGCAGCGACAGCCTCTTCCAGGTGTGGAAGAAGAAGCGCGGCGTGCTCACCCCCGACCGCCTGAGCCTGTTCCCCGCCGGCCCCGGCGCGCGCCCCAAGGAGCTGCGCTTCCACTCCATCCTCAAGGTGGACTGCGTGGAGCGCACGGGCAAGTACGTCTACTTCACTATCGTCACCACCGACCGCAAGGAGATCGACTTCCGCTGCGCGGGCGAGAGCTGCTGGAACGCGGCCATCACTCTGGCGCTCATCGACTTCCAGAACCGCCGCGCCCTGGAGGACTTCCACAGCCGCCAGCAGCGCGAGGCGACTGCCGAGCAGCCCGGGGCCCGGACCGCCCGCGTGCCCTGA